From a single Cotesia glomerata isolate CgM1 linkage group LG6, MPM_Cglom_v2.3, whole genome shotgun sequence genomic region:
- the LOC123268144 gene encoding disco-interacting protein 2 homolog A isoform X6 produces the protein MRSISFENLRRLVSRKKDRDEPSFKRSESFKRISIRKSYLDRGKRRNKLQKVNNEISKNDNNAVVEQNDSREIIKEIATSKCNQNTVQTKIKETEGTIGYNEWLNDINGSQEKWKQESEIPVQRVSKSKIPKPPRKSKPTKTPDSITKELGILRLESSPVFMRCSRINSVESTCIENISESIDDDQLTPDLSLSMTTGEGPPSISVSLGRVWLDSVPVPFPPHGLSSTTSVVHHSLDSALKERKQPGQHQVARTVSAPEKSRVVISKDCSSVDEIPLSLLNDAESKCKKNGFFRKKLSKPSLSITKESYFKRTSTSKNSSIHRKKGDAIVISGVNKKNNTPISNNLMNFVTPEKRSCRKTRRVWQEIRYFTVDDSPSTLEEKKTDDWSSNVSDEFDDQQLLLSGDFNEKQEISTSIHSSSSSMMTSSFLSSSSSSKSSRGYKCSSKPKISDFNEDKIFSKELRGVLEQRPIWKSSKYIVASSNFFASKQFLSYLAKESELEVKINLQESVKCNGSYYRCLSSSESETEQKKQLISKRKIQVNDKLHVCKNDQETKRNNHTVKLERSKIPKRRPLRRKSQLKRANGSGQPVYLIRKYSSLRKRSRDITQKGYEKKRTRLLQQYATKQIEVRQEAVQQALAAMQSRPKPSLPMPSKRTSVMARSPDRERQDSGESSSDEDSVVTAESPGAGGPTGTGLSDTSSTGSARDTPPPPRPPARRPPPADITDIAEYTPHAYCNIQPPDVTHTTQSRRPGADRVNRYHVVEENNTGTTGRWKVSAKIQQLLNTLKRPKRRPLPEFYEDDDIELEIAANPKDPNAPKPEGGIMTSAIGEQLSVPSGLPRSLEAAIQRYGSATYKAPAATVLDPNGKLCVTLTYGKLLSRSHKIAYTLLNKALSRNVGECCLKPGDRIALVYPNNDPISFMCAFYGCLQAGIVPVPIEVPLTRRDAGSQQIGFLLGSCGIQVALTSEACLKGLPKTAAGEVVAFKGWPKLHWFVTEHLGKFPKDWLPPPRLTDDTPAYIEYTTDKDGSVMGVTVTRAAMLAHCRALTMACGYTEGENAVCVLDFKREVGLWHSTLTSVLNGMHVIFIPYALMKVNPASWMQMITKHRASVAVVKSRDLHWGLLATKDHKDISLSSVRLLLVADGANPWSLSSCDQFLSVFQSKGLRPDAVCPCASSSEALTVSIRRPGRAGVNATGRGVLSMSGLSYGVVRVDQENSLTSLTLQDCGQVMPGTVVVVIKMEGQPFICKTDEVGEICVHSSATASQYWGLQGLTNNTFKVSPLQPDGTTVGDAEYARSGLLGFLGPGGLIFVCGSRDGLMTVTGRKHNADDIIATVLAVEPMKFIYRGRIAVFSVRVLRDERICVVAEQRPDCSEEESFQWMSRVLQAVDSIHAVGIYCLALVPPNYLPKTPLGGIHLSETKRRFLEGTLHPANVLLCPHTCVTNLPKPREVHSAGDSVSDVGPASVMVGNIVQGNRLASAQGRDLGVLDEDSDNAKKYQFISEILRWRAVSTSDHIIFTSLNAKGAVATSLSCSQLHKKAERIGNLLLDRGRINTGDHVALIFPPGTDLICAFYGCLYVGAVPVTIRPPHPQNLQTTLPTVRMIVDVSKSVLVLTNQNLLKLLKTKEANNVVDIKSWPMVLDMDDMPKKKLPVLYRAPTAEMLAYLDFSVSTTGMLAGIKMSHAAVTSLCRAMKLACELYPSRHIALCLDPYSGLGFALWCLSSIYSGHHSILIPPSEVEANPALWLSAVSQSRVRDTFCSYGVMELCTKGLGSSVHALKARGVSLACVRTCVVVAEERPRIALTTSFSKLFSALGLSPRAVSTSFGCRVNTAICLQGASSPEPSTVYVDLRALRNDRVSLVERGSPHSLCLMESGKLLPGVKVIIANPETKGQCGDSHLGEIWVQSSHNASGYFTIYGDESDYADHFNARLVTGNTGEVYARTGYLGFLRRTECVQQSAVGDIPGDNISADVDIVPGDAELHDAVFVVGALDEAILLRGMRYHPIDIENSVMRCHKKIAECAVFTWTNLLVVVVELNGSESEALDLVALVTSAVLEEHHLVVGVVVVVDPGVVPINSRGEKQRMHLRDGFLADQLDPIYVAYNM, from the exons ATGAGGTCGATctcatttgaaaatttgaggAGGCTCGTAAGCCGTAAGAAGGATCGTGATGAGCCATCCTTTAAGCGCAGCGAATCCTTCAAAAGAATTTCAATACGTAAAAGTTATTTGGATCGTGGTAAGAGACGTAATAAACTACAAAAAGTCAATAATGAAATTTCAAAGAATGACAATAACGCTGTAGTCGAACAAAATGATTCTCgagaaattattaaagaaatcgCTACGTCGAAATGTAATCAAAATACTgtacaaacaaaaattaaagagaCTGAAGGTACAATTGGTTATAATGAATGGTTAAATGACATCAATGGGAGTCAAGAGAAATGGAAACAAGAATCAGAAATTCCTGTTCAGCGTGTTTCAAAATCGAAGATTCCGAAACCTCCAAGAAAATCAAAACCAACTAAAACTCCTGATTCCATAACGAAAGAACTAGGTATTCTACGACTTGAAAGTTCTCCGGTGTTCATGAGATGTTCCCGAATCAATTCTGTCGAGTCAACATGTATCGAGAATATATCAGAATCTATAGACGACGATCAATTAACTCCAGACCTTTCATTATCTATGACAACAGGTGAAGGACCACCTAGCATCAGTGTCAGTCTTGGTCGTGTGTGGTTAGATTCCGTACCAGTACCTTTCCCACCTCATGGATTATCATCAACCACTTCTGTTGTTCACCATTCATTAGACAGTGCATTAAAAGAACGGAAACAACCAGGTCAGCATCAAGTTGCCCGGACAGTGTCTGCACCAGAAAAAAGTCGTGTAGTAATTTCGAAAGATTGTTCATCAGTTGATGAGATTCCGTTATCTCTTTTAAATGATGCTGAATcgaaatgtaaaaaaaatggattCTTTCGGAAAAAGTTATCAAAACCATCCCTTAGTATTACTAAAGAAAGCTATTTCAAACGAACGTCCACGTCTAAAAACTCAAGCATACATAGAAAAAAGGGTGATGCTATTGTTATTAGTggtgttaataaaaaaaataatactccAATATCTAATAATCTGATGAATTTTGTAACCCCTGAAAAAAGAAGCTGTCGAAAAACACGTCGAGTGTGGCAAGAAATTAGATATTTTACTGTTGATGACAGTCCATCGACTTTggaggaaaaaaaaacagatgATTGGTCATCCAATGTATCTGACGAATTTGATGATCAACAATTACTACTTTCGGgtgattttaatgaaaaacaagaaatttcaACTTCTATACATAGTTCATCTTCTTCAATGATGACCTCATCATTCctttcatcatcatcatcatccaaGTCATCTAGAGGTTATAAATGTTCAAGTAAACCAAAGATCAGTGATTTCAATGaggataaaatattttctaaagaGTTAAGAGGAGTATTAGAACAGCGACCAATCTGGAAATCATCTAAATACATTGTAGCCTCATCGAACTTCTTTGCAAGCAAACAATTTCTGAGTTATTTAGCCAAAGAATCTGAGCTTGAAGTGAAAATTAATCTACAAGAATCTGTTAAATGCAATGGAAGTTACTATCGTTGTTTATCGTCAAGTGAGAGTGAAAcagaacaaaaaaaacaattgattaGTAAACGAAAGATCCAAGTGAATGACAAACTTCATGTTTGTAAAAATGATCAAGAAACTAAACGGAATAATCATACAGTTAAACTTGAAAGATCAAAAATACCTAAACGACGCCCATTAAGACGaaaatctcaattaaaacgagCTAATGGATCTGGTCAACCAGTTTATCTTATACGAAAATATTCTTCATTGAGAAAACGATCCA gagATATAACGCAAAAAGGTTATGAGAAAAAACGGACTCGTCTTCTACAACAATATGCCACAAAACAAATTG AAGTCCGGCAGGAAGCGGTGCAGCAAGCCTTGGCAGCAATGCAAAGTAGACCAAAGCCTTCACTTCCAATGCCATCAAAAAGAACATCCGTGATGGCAAGAAGTCCTGACCGAGAACGTCAAGACAGTGGAGAGTCTAGCAGCGACGAAGACAGTGTTGTAACAGCAGAATCACCAGGTGCTGGTGGTCCCACCGGAACAGGTCTTTCGGATACAAGCAGCACTGGTTCAGCACGAGACACACCACCGCCACCTCGACCACCAGCTAGAAGACCACCACCAGCTGACATCACTGACATTGCCGAGTATACTCCGCACGCCTACTGTAATATTCAACCACCGGATGTGACTCACACAACGCAGTCAAGAAGACCCGGCGCTGACCGCGTTAATCGGTACCATGtagttgaagaaaataatacaGGAACAACGGGACGTTGGAAAGTATCTGCTAAAATTCAACAGCTTTTAAATACACTAAAAAGACCTAAAAGAAGACCCTTACCAGAATTTTATGAAGACGACGATATTGAATTGGAAATAGCTGCTAATCCAAAAGATCCAAATGCTCCTAAACCAGAAGGGGGAATAATGACTTCTGCTATTGGAGAACAACTGTCAGTACCATCCGGTTTGCCAAGATCATTAGAAGCTGCTATTCAAAG GTATGGTTCAGCAACATACAAAGCTCCAGCGGCAACAGTTTTGGATCCAAATGGGAAGCTCTGTGTGACTCTTACCTACGGAAAATTGTTGAGTCGATCGCACAAAATAGCCTATACACTATTAAATAAAGCCCTAAGTCGGAACGTTGGTGAATGCTGTCTGAAGCCCGGTGATCGAATCGCCCTTGTCTATCCGAACAACGATCCTATTAGCTTTATGTGTGCATTCTATGGTTGTCTTCAAGCCGGAATAGTTCCAGTACCAATTGAGGTACCGCTGACCCGTCGTGATGCTGGCTCTCAGCAAATTGGCTTTCTCCTCGGCAGCTGCGGTATACAGGTGGCACTGACCAGCGAGGCGTGTCTCAAAGGCTTACCGAAGACTGCTGCTGGTGAGGTCGTTGCCTTCAAG gGTTGGCCAAAATTACATTGGTTTGTTACTGAACATTTAGGAAAATTTCCAAAAGATTGGTTACCACCTCCCCGATTAACCGATGATACCCCGGCGTATATTGAATACACAACAGACAAAGATGGTTCTGTGATGGGCGTTACAGTGACGAGAGCTGCTATGCTTGCACACTGTCGTGCACTAACAATGGCCTGCGGCTATACCGAGGGTGAAAATGCAGTCTGTGTGCTAGACTTCAAACGAGAAGTTGGACTGTGGCACAGCACTTTAACAAGTGTCCTCAATGGAATGCATGTCATTTTTATACCTTATGCTTTAATGAAAGTTAACCCAGCAAGTTGGATGCAAATGATAACTAAGCACCGTGCAAGTGTTGCTGTTGTTAAGTCTCGAGATCTTCACTGGGGTCTTTTAGCGACCAAAGATCACAAAGATATATCTTTGTCTTCTGTGAGATTACTACTAGTGGCCGATGGTGCTAATCCATGGTCACTTTCCTCTTGCGACCAATTTCTTTCTGTTTTCCAATCTAAAGGTCTTCGACCTGACGCCGTATGCCCTTGTGCTTCATCTAGCGAGGCTCTGACAGTTTCTATTAGACGGCCAGGACGAGCTGGCGTTAATGCAACCGGTCGTGGAGTCCTTTCAATGTCCGGTTTAAGTTACGGCGTCGTACGGGTCGATCAAGAAAATTCTCTTACCTCTTTAACACTTCAAGACTGCGGACAAGTTATGCCCGGAA ctGTTGTTGTAGTAATAAAAATGGAAGGCCAACCATTTATCTGTAAAACAGACGAAGTCGGAGAAATATGTGTACACAGCTCTGCAACAGCAAGTCAATACTGGGGATTACAGGGTTTAACGAACAATACTTTCAAAGTATCGCCATTGCAGCCTGATGGAACCACTGTAGGTGATGCTGAGTATGCACGTTCTGGCCTACTAGGTTTTCTTGGTCCTGGTGGTTTAATCTTTGTTTGCGGGTCACGTGATGGCCTAATGACCGTCACAGGGCGAAAACATAATGCTGACGACATAATTGCCACTGTTTTAGCGGTAGAGCCTATGAAATTTATATACCGCGGAAGAATAGCTGTTTTTAGTGTACGAGTTTTAAGAGATGAAAGAATATGTGTCGTCGCTGAACAACGGCCTGACTGTAGCGAGGAAgag agtTTCCAATGGATGTCACGGGTACTTCAAGCTGTTGATTCTATTCATGCCGTTGGAATCTATTGTCTTGCTTTGGTACCTCCAAATTATTTACCTAAGACACCTCTCGGCGGCATTCATTTATCTGAAACTAAGAGACGTTTTCTAGAAGGAACTTTACATCCAGCGAATGTTTTATTGTGCCCTCATACTTGTGTCACCAATTTACCAAAACCACGTGAAGTTCATTCAG CGGGGGATTCTGTTTCAGATGTTGGTCCAGCAAGTGTTATGGTGGGCAATATTGTTCAGGGTAATCGGCTTGCATCAGCTCAAGGACGAGATTTAGGGGTTCTCGATGAAGATAGCGACAATGCgaaaaag TATCAGTTTATTTCGGAAATTCTTCGATGGCGTGCTGTTAGTACTTCAGATCATATAATTTTCACATCATTAAACGCCAAAGGAGCCGTGGCAACGTCTCTTTCATGCTCTCAACTTCATAAAAAAGCTGAGCGAATTGGTAATCTTTTATTGGATCGTGGAAGAATCAATACTGGAGACCATGTAGCTCTAATATTTCCACCTGGAACTGATTTAATTTGTGCTTTCTATGGTTGTCTTTATGTCGGAGCTGTTCCTGTAACTATAAGGCCTCCTCATCCACAAAATTTACAAACAACACTGCCGACTGTACGCATGATCGTCGATGTCAGCAAATCTGTACTTGTTCTCACCAACCAAAATTTACTCAAATTGCTCAAGACTAAg GAAGCTAATAATGTAGTTGACATCAAAAGCTGGCCAATGGTTCTCGACATGGATGATATGCCAAAAAAGAAACTGCCAGTTTTGTACCGAGCACCTACTGCTGAAATGCTTGCCTATTTGGACTTTAGTGTTTCGACAACGGGGATGTTAGCCGGTATCAAAATGTCACATGCTGCCGTCACTTCACTTTGCCGTGCTATGAAATTGGCTTGTGAATTATATCCATCACGGCATATTGCTCTCTGCTTGGATCCATATTCAGGACTGGGATTTGCCCTTTGGTGTCTCAGTAGTATATACAGTGGTCATCATTCAATTCTGATACCACCATCAGAA GTTGAAGCTAATCCGGCTCTGTGGTTATCAGCAGTCAGCCAATCAAGAGTTAGGGATACATTTTGTTCCTATGGAGTCATGGAACTTTGTACAAAAGGCTTAGGCTCATCGGTTCACGCTTTAAAAGCACGCGGTGTTAGTCTTGCATGCGTGAGAACTTGCGTTGTTGTGGCTGAAGAAAGACCAAGGATTGCTCTTACTACCAGTTtcagtaaattattttctgcTCTTGGACTCAGTCCACGCGCTGTTTCAACGTCGTTTGGTTGTCGAGTCAACACTGCTATTTGTCTACag ggTGCATCGAGTCCAGAACCATCGACGGTTTATGTAGATCTCCGAGCACTTCGTAACGATCGAGTTTCTCTAGTAGAACGTGGAAGTCCTCATTCTCTTTGTTTAATGGAATCTGGAAAACTTTTACCGGGCGTCAAAGTAATAATTGCAAATCCTGAAACAAAAGGTCAATGTGGTGATTCACATTTAGGAGAAATCTGGGTACAATCATCTCATAATGCCAGCGGTTACTTTACTATTTATGGCGATGAAAGTGATTACGCCGATCATTTTAATGCTCGTTTAGTCACTGGGAATACTGGTGAAGTGTACGCAAGAACTGGCTATCTTGGTTTCTTAAGGCGTACTGAATGTGTTCAACAATCAGCTGTTGGTGATATACCTGGTGATAATATAAGTGCTGATGTTGACATTGTCCCAGGTGACGCTGAACTACATGACGCTGTTTTTGTTGTTGGTGCTCTTGACGAAGCAATTTTATTACGAGGCATGCGTTATCATCCTATTGACATTGAGAACAGTGTAATGCggtgtcataaaaaaattgcagaatg TGCTGTGTTTACGTGGACTAATTTACTTGTCGTCGTTGTTGAACTAAATGGAAGTGAGAGCGAAGCTTTGGATCTCGTTGCTCTTGTAACTAGTGCCGTTTTGGAAGAACATCATTTGGTTGTTGGTGTTGTCGTAGTCGTTGATCCCGGCGTGGTGCCAATCAATTCACGGGGTGAAAAACAGAGGATGCATTTACGTGATGGATTTTTAGCAGATCAACTAGATCCCATTTATGTAGCATATAACATGTGA